In Terriglobia bacterium, a single window of DNA contains:
- a CDS encoding amino acid permease, whose product MKEALLASQLFAKKSIDKLISDSEHPDHRLTKSLGPWSLTALGIGAIIGSGIFVLTGTAAAGENFQVPSIWHAQVLDVFQNLFQHGSLSGVLMHGRPPAGPAIAVSFLLVAIACSFAGLCYAELASMIPIAGSAYTYSYATLGEFIAWIIGWDLILEYAVSNVAVAIGFGGYLKAQLGAFGLAIPEKWSTPVVDNGWTGSYFNFPAFFIVFVLTVLLVWGIRESAQANNIMVVIKVGAILTFLIVGGMLANPVNLHPFAPSGFSGVLSGGAIIFFTYIGFDSVSTAAEESRNPQKDIPFGIIASLIACTVLYIGVALVLLAMMKYSTFSGTNAEASNAPVAYALSHLGANRWLQAVIVIGALMGMISSLLVFQYGQTRIWFAMSRDGLLPKLFSAVHPKFKTPHWSTWIAGAVVGIPAGLFSISEAADLSNIGTLFAFVLVSLGVLFLRKSQPERKRGFKVPFVPLFPIISVVLCVALMAGLLVITWARFFGWLAIGMVIYWLYSRRHSEFASGNLPAA is encoded by the coding sequence ATCAAGGAGGCGCTTCTGGCCAGCCAACTTTTTGCCAAGAAGTCCATTGACAAGCTGATCTCGGACTCGGAGCATCCGGACCACCGGCTGACAAAGTCGCTGGGGCCGTGGTCGCTCACCGCGCTGGGGATCGGGGCCATCATTGGCTCCGGCATCTTTGTGCTGACCGGCACGGCGGCGGCGGGAGAAAACTTCCAGGTCCCCTCCATCTGGCATGCCCAGGTGCTGGACGTTTTTCAGAACCTCTTTCAGCATGGAAGTCTCTCCGGCGTCCTGATGCACGGACGCCCACCGGCTGGACCGGCAATTGCCGTATCGTTCCTCTTGGTGGCGATTGCCTGCAGCTTCGCCGGGCTTTGCTACGCTGAACTGGCGTCCATGATCCCCATCGCCGGCAGCGCCTATACGTATTCGTACGCGACGTTGGGCGAGTTCATCGCCTGGATCATCGGCTGGGACCTGATCCTGGAATATGCGGTAAGCAACGTGGCCGTGGCGATTGGCTTTGGCGGTTACCTGAAAGCGCAACTAGGCGCGTTTGGCCTGGCGATTCCCGAGAAGTGGTCAACGCCGGTGGTGGATAACGGCTGGACCGGCTCTTATTTTAATTTCCCTGCGTTCTTCATCGTGTTTGTGCTGACGGTCTTGCTGGTATGGGGTATCCGGGAATCTGCCCAGGCCAACAACATTATGGTGGTGATCAAGGTTGGCGCCATCCTGACTTTTTTGATCGTGGGTGGAATGCTGGCCAATCCGGTCAATTTGCATCCTTTCGCGCCGTCCGGATTTTCCGGAGTGTTGTCCGGAGGGGCCATCATCTTCTTCACCTACATCGGCTTCGATTCGGTTTCAACCGCCGCCGAAGAATCACGCAATCCGCAAAAAGACATTCCTTTTGGGATCATTGCGTCCTTGATCGCCTGCACCGTTTTGTACATCGGCGTTGCCCTGGTGCTTTTGGCGATGATGAAGTACTCAACTTTTAGCGGCACGAATGCAGAAGCATCGAATGCTCCCGTGGCTTACGCGCTGTCGCATCTGGGAGCGAACCGCTGGCTGCAAGCGGTGATTGTGATTGGCGCGCTCATGGGCATGATTTCTTCTCTTCTGGTGTTCCAATATGGCCAAACCAGAATCTGGTTCGCCATGTCGCGTGACGGGCTGCTGCCGAAATTGTTCTCCGCCGTGCACCCCAAGTTCAAGACTCCCCACTGGTCCACTTGGATTGCAGGCGCGGTCGTGGGCATTCCTGCTGGGCTATTCAGCATCAGCGAGGCTGCTGATTTGTCCAACATCGGCACGTTGTTTGCTTTTGTGCTGGTGTCACTCGGCGTGTTGTTCCTGCGAAAATCGCAGCCAGAACGAAAGCGTGGATTCAAGGTCCCATTTGTCCCGCTCTTTCCCATCATCTCGGTCGTGTTGTGTGTTGCGCTGATGGCAGGACTGTTGGTGATCACCTGGGCGCGGTTCTTCGGATGGCTCGCAATCGGAATGGTCATCTACTGGCTCTACAGCCGCAGGCACAGCGAATTCGCCAGCGGAAACCTGCCGGCGGCTTGA
- the add gene encoding adenosine deaminase, translating into MQRSFIQSLPKAELHLHLEGSVEPATLAELSRRHNTLLPTENNRYDVRGSGDELSEDDVRRLYSYQNFGGFLMAFKAVTERLRTPEDYELITYRLMQKLRQQNVVHAEVYVSVGVVRWRGQAFDPIFEGLERGRERGQRDFGVSLLWIFDAVRHFGPEAAGEVFDIAARLRDRNVVGVGLGGDERKGPAEWFRDLFKKAADNGLRLTAHAGETAGPESVWGALNIGAERIGHGLAIARDPELTEVLAHKQVPLEMCIISNLRTGACTDLREHPLKAFFEEGLMITLNTDDPAMFQTSLCKEYELAQGEFGFTEEQLREIARNSFEASFLPVEKKVKFLQQIDLFVKT; encoded by the coding sequence ATGCAACGCTCGTTCATACAGTCTCTGCCCAAGGCGGAGCTGCATCTGCATCTCGAAGGCAGCGTGGAACCGGCGACTTTGGCTGAGCTGAGCCGCCGCCACAACACGCTGCTGCCCACGGAGAACAATCGCTATGACGTGCGCGGCTCGGGCGACGAGCTGAGCGAAGACGACGTCCGCCGGCTTTATTCCTACCAGAATTTCGGCGGCTTTCTGATGGCCTTCAAGGCGGTAACCGAACGGCTGCGCACGCCGGAAGACTATGAGCTGATCACCTACCGCCTGATGCAAAAGCTGCGCCAGCAAAACGTAGTGCATGCCGAGGTCTATGTGAGCGTGGGCGTGGTGCGCTGGCGCGGGCAAGCCTTTGACCCCATCTTTGAAGGCCTGGAACGCGGACGCGAACGCGGGCAGCGCGACTTCGGCGTCTCCCTGCTGTGGATCTTTGACGCCGTGCGGCACTTCGGTCCGGAAGCCGCGGGCGAGGTCTTTGACATCGCGGCCCGGCTGCGCGACCGCAACGTGGTCGGCGTGGGCCTGGGCGGCGACGAGCGCAAAGGCCCCGCCGAATGGTTTCGTGACCTCTTTAAGAAGGCCGCCGACAACGGTCTTCGCCTCACCGCGCATGCCGGAGAGACCGCCGGCCCGGAGTCGGTGTGGGGCGCGCTGAATATCGGCGCGGAGCGCATCGGCCACGGCCTGGCCATCGCCCGCGACCCCGAGTTGACCGAAGTGCTGGCCCACAAGCAGGTGCCGCTTGAGATGTGCATCATCAGCAACCTGCGCACCGGCGCCTGTACTGACCTGCGCGAACATCCCCTGAAGGCTTTCTTTGAAGAAGGCCTGATGATTACCTTGAACACCGACGACCCGGCCATGTTCCAGACCTCATTGTGCAAGGAGTACGAGCTGGCCCAGGGCGAATTCGGCTTTACCGAAGAACAACTGCGCGAGATCGCGCGCAACTCGTTTGAAGCGTCGTTTTTGCCGGTGGAGAAGAAGGTGAAATTCCTCCAGCAGATAGATTTGTTTGTGAAGACGTAA
- a CDS encoding amino acid racemase translates to MPKHIGIVGCSAEGAALCYRTICLEAEPLMGKHAHPEVTLHTICLADYMRLLSPIAPKDDWLAVAELMLRSAEALKRAGADFLICPDNTIHAALPFVLPRSPLPWLHIAEEVGKEARRRGFKTLGLTGTKYLVSSSVYPQALERMGIGWARPTEDQAERINAIIFDELVRGQQTPESLRYLQQVIWRFKSLKCDAVVLGCTELPLIVNDANSPLPTLDSTRLLARAALREAVG, encoded by the coding sequence ATGCCCAAGCACATCGGTATCGTCGGATGCAGCGCGGAAGGCGCGGCGCTGTGCTACCGCACCATCTGCCTGGAAGCCGAGCCGCTCATGGGCAAGCACGCGCATCCGGAAGTGACGCTGCACACCATCTGCCTGGCCGACTACATGCGCCTGCTTTCTCCCATTGCTCCCAAGGACGATTGGCTGGCCGTCGCCGAACTCATGCTGCGCTCGGCCGAAGCGTTGAAGCGCGCCGGCGCCGATTTCCTCATTTGTCCGGACAACACCATCCACGCCGCGCTGCCGTTCGTGCTGCCACGCTCGCCCCTGCCCTGGTTGCATATCGCGGAAGAAGTGGGCAAAGAAGCCCGGCGGCGCGGATTCAAGACTCTGGGTCTGACCGGGACAAAGTATCTGGTCTCAAGCTCCGTCTATCCGCAAGCGCTGGAACGGATGGGCATTGGCTGGGCGCGTCCGACGGAAGACCAGGCCGAGCGGATCAACGCCATCATCTTCGACGAATTGGTCCGCGGCCAGCAGACGCCCGAATCGCTGCGCTACCTTCAGCAGGTGATCTGGCGCTTCAAGAGCTTGAAGTGCGACGCCGTGGTGCTGGGCTGCACGGAGCTTCCGCTGATCGTAAACGACGCCAATTCGCCGCTGCCGACGCTCGATTCCACAAGATTGCTGGCCCGGGCGGCGTTGAGGGAAGCGGTGGGGTAA
- a CDS encoding helix-turn-helix domain-containing protein, giving the protein MATDPKVLFGERVRRLRKAARLSREKAAERGDLSSNFWGEVERAEKAPSLETILGIAKALQLPPAALFVDKEDDPNLRKKTLALVERATPEQLSLLYRIAKVIVTP; this is encoded by the coding sequence ATGGCAACAGACCCCAAAGTTCTGTTCGGCGAACGCGTACGGCGACTGCGCAAGGCGGCCCGCCTCTCCCGCGAGAAAGCGGCCGAGCGCGGCGATCTCAGCTCCAACTTTTGGGGCGAGGTGGAGCGTGCCGAAAAGGCGCCCAGCCTGGAGACGATCCTGGGCATCGCCAAGGCCTTGCAGCTCCCTCCGGCTGCGCTGTTTGTAGATAAGGAAGACGATCCCAACCTCAGGAAGAAGACCCTGGCGCTGGTCGAGCGGGCGACTCCTGAGCAACTCAGCCTTCTGTATCGAATCGCGAAAGTCATCGTAACGCCGTAA
- a CDS encoding radical SAM protein, giving the protein MPANSTRRRLKAAYRTYRELKMIAKGVVSRDHPVQVHIIPMRRCNLSCTYCNEYDDFSQPVPLDEMYRRIDKLGALGTTLITISGGETLLHPQLDDIIRRIRKNGAIAGLITNGYLLTPQRIQQLNDAGLDHLQISIDNVQPDEVSKKSLKVLDKKLQWLREHADFHVNINSVIGAGVFNQWDAVTIGKRAVELGFTSTVGIIHDGSGQLKALNEEAHTVFREMKKLGKHSYARFNTFQDNIAWGRPNDWRCRAGSRYLYICENGLVHYCSQQRGYPGIPLAEYTRADIKREYWTKKSCAPNCTISCVHQTSIVDFWRDPQSQPSHQVFRPSSKPELVQIESRREEEAMAD; this is encoded by the coding sequence ATGCCAGCCAACTCAACACGGCGCCGGCTCAAGGCCGCGTACCGCACATACCGGGAACTCAAGATGATCGCCAAGGGCGTGGTCTCCAGGGACCACCCTGTTCAGGTGCACATCATCCCCATGCGGCGCTGCAATCTTTCCTGCACATACTGCAACGAATATGACGATTTCTCCCAGCCGGTGCCGCTCGACGAGATGTACCGCCGCATTGACAAGCTGGGCGCGCTGGGGACCACGCTGATCACCATCAGTGGCGGCGAAACCCTGCTGCATCCGCAACTGGACGATATCATCCGCCGTATCCGCAAGAACGGCGCCATCGCCGGGCTCATCACCAACGGCTATCTGCTCACGCCGCAGCGTATCCAGCAGCTCAATGACGCCGGCCTGGACCACCTGCAGATCTCCATTGACAACGTTCAGCCCGACGAGGTCTCCAAGAAGTCGCTCAAAGTCCTGGACAAGAAGCTGCAATGGCTGCGCGAGCACGCGGATTTTCACGTGAACATCAACTCGGTCATCGGCGCCGGCGTTTTCAACCAGTGGGACGCGGTCACCATCGGCAAGCGCGCGGTGGAACTGGGCTTTACTTCCACCGTGGGCATCATTCATGACGGCTCCGGCCAGCTCAAAGCTCTCAATGAAGAAGCCCACACCGTCTTCCGCGAGATGAAGAAGCTGGGCAAACACAGTTACGCCCGCTTCAACACCTTCCAGGACAACATTGCCTGGGGCCGGCCCAATGACTGGCGATGCCGCGCGGGGTCGCGCTATTTGTACATCTGCGAAAACGGGCTGGTGCACTACTGCTCACAGCAGCGCGGCTATCCCGGAATCCCGCTGGCCGAATACACGCGCGCCGACATCAAGCGCGAATACTGGACCAAGAAGTCCTGCGCGCCGAACTGCACCATCTCCTGCGTCCACCAGACTTCGATTGTTGATTTCTGGCGCGACCCGCAGAGCCAGCCTTCGCATCAGGTGTTTCGTCCTTCTTCCAAGCCCGAATTGGTGCAAATTGAGAGCCGGCGGGAAGAAGAGGCAATGGCGGATTGA